In a single window of the Streptomyces sp. NBC_00285 genome:
- a CDS encoding sodium-dependent transporter, which produces MNRPTASPPPADPVTAWLRRRLGRAVVLSYVAALLLPAPGLWLRRDHTVPIGTVTGLPVSTAPLLLALVLFSAGLQVPVRELGRLLRKPTTLLAGMVLHLVIPLLVIPVVAFGLHRTPDSDGGSGLIAAMILIVAMPVAAGATVWTGKGDGDQPTMVGLVLVSTLLSPLTIPLVITTLVPLLDDGYADTLATTGRTANGAFALVTVVLPCAVGILFRLALPTAWLSRALRVIVPVALAGSLVLTYVNASGALGSFLTHPRPLLFAAALAVAALVCLLSFLLGRTAARLLHLDGPASSSLTLACGMNNSSAGAVLITATLPDKPHLLLPVLAYGLLQKTAASRVVRTVGRRHPPCPASP; this is translated from the coding sequence TTGAACCGTCCGACTGCCTCCCCACCGCCTGCCGACCCGGTGACGGCCTGGCTGCGCCGTCGGCTCGGCCGGGCTGTCGTGCTGTCCTACGTCGCCGCCCTCCTCCTGCCCGCCCCCGGCCTGTGGCTGCGTCGCGACCACACCGTGCCGATCGGCACCGTCACCGGCCTGCCTGTGAGCACCGCCCCGCTGCTGCTGGCCCTGGTGCTCTTCTCCGCCGGGCTCCAGGTACCCGTCCGCGAACTGGGCCGGCTGCTCCGCAAGCCGACCACCCTGCTGGCCGGGATGGTCCTCCACCTCGTGATCCCGCTCCTGGTCATCCCTGTCGTCGCGTTCGGACTGCACCGCACCCCGGACAGCGACGGCGGCAGCGGCCTGATCGCCGCGATGATCCTGATCGTGGCGATGCCCGTGGCCGCCGGAGCCACCGTATGGACCGGCAAGGGTGACGGCGACCAACCCACCATGGTGGGGCTCGTCCTCGTCTCCACGCTCCTCAGCCCGCTCACCATCCCGCTGGTCATCACCACGTTGGTGCCGCTCCTCGACGACGGCTACGCGGACACGCTCGCAACGACCGGCCGCACGGCCAACGGCGCCTTCGCCCTCGTCACCGTGGTCCTCCCCTGTGCCGTCGGCATCCTGTTCCGACTCGCGCTGCCGACGGCGTGGCTCAGCCGGGCTTTGCGCGTGATCGTGCCCGTGGCGCTGGCCGGATCGCTCGTCCTGACCTATGTGAACGCCAGTGGTGCCCTGGGCTCGTTCCTCACCCACCCACGCCCCCTCCTGTTCGCCGCTGCACTGGCCGTGGCTGCGCTCGTCTGCCTGTTGTCCTTCCTGTTGGGCCGGACCGCCGCGCGGCTCCTGCATCTGGACGGCCCCGCCTCCTCCTCGCTGACGCTCGCCTGCGGCATGAACAACAGCAGCGCAGGCGCGGTCCTGATCACCGCCACGCTGCCCGACAAACCCCACCTGCTCCTGCCGGTGCTCGCCTACGGGCTGCTGCAGAAGACAGCCGCGAGCCGGGTCGTGCGGACAGTGGGCCGTCGGCACCCGCCCTGCCCTGCGTCACCGTGA
- a CDS encoding response regulator, which produces MIRTLVVDDDFRVSRIHCDYVSRVKDFEVVGQAATVAQALAAVRDLHPDLLLLDIFLPDGSGLDVLRRLSGDEGGDRPDAIMITADRDITSVRIAMKLGAVGYLVKPFGAPDLAERLTAYRELQHRMDALGTVPETDQADVDALFSAARPPAVPRVPAKGHSAPTLALLHQTLRGAHDALSAAEAAERTGVSRATAQRYLSYLVREGMVRLELRYGATGRPEHRYRITH; this is translated from the coding sequence GTGATCCGGACCCTGGTGGTGGACGACGACTTCCGGGTGAGCCGCATCCACTGCGACTACGTGTCCCGCGTCAAGGACTTCGAGGTGGTCGGCCAGGCGGCGACGGTGGCCCAGGCACTGGCCGCGGTGCGCGACCTCCACCCCGACCTGCTGCTGCTCGACATCTTCCTGCCGGACGGCAGCGGACTGGACGTGCTGCGCAGGCTGAGCGGCGACGAGGGCGGCGACCGCCCCGACGCCATCATGATCACCGCCGACCGGGACATCACCTCGGTACGGATCGCGATGAAGCTCGGCGCCGTCGGATACCTGGTCAAGCCCTTCGGCGCGCCCGACCTCGCCGAGCGGCTCACCGCCTACCGGGAGCTCCAGCACCGTATGGACGCTCTGGGCACGGTCCCCGAGACCGACCAGGCCGACGTGGACGCCCTGTTCAGCGCCGCCCGGCCGCCGGCCGTGCCCCGCGTCCCGGCGAAGGGGCACTCCGCGCCGACGCTTGCCCTGCTGCACCAGACCCTGCGCGGCGCGCACGACGCCCTGTCGGCTGCGGAGGCCGCCGAACGCACCGGCGTCTCTCGCGCCACGGCTCAGCGTTATCTCTCCTACCTGGTCAGGGAGGGCATGGTCCGGCTCGAACTCCGCTACGGGGCCACCGGCCGCCCCGAGCACCGCTACCGCATCACGCACTGA
- a CDS encoding sensor histidine kinase, producing the protein MTRIRIPIGRGGKGRLSARILANQLIILGLTGVIGFVLFAFAQRGEIDRAYEKRALAIAETTAAEPQIRHAMQYGGGGDVVQTVAERIRKASGASYVVVLDLRGIRHSHPDPALVGEPTGDRIVVLDGRTHVGTDQGATGRSANGKAPLYGPTGKMVGEVSAGIPEHYVLGELWRELPTFGLYSAIAVALGSTAAFLLARRLKRTTFGLELEEIAGLLQDREAMLHGIREGVVAFDPDGRITLVNDEARDLLGLGTALGSTLAEVLPDGRLRRALDGTLAGGDISVLTDDHCLVVNRMPVALHGRELGAVVTVRDRTEMVGLLRELDSVRGLTDALRAQQHEFTNRMHTVAGLLDIGDHDAAYEFAVDTAGAEPALTESVRERIGNPLLVGLIVAKTTVAAERGVRIVLSEDSALGEDPPHLPRLLTIIGNLLDNAIDASATGPVPSGGAEVRLSLIEAVDAVRVEVADTGPGIPPDTAESIFEDGWSTRPDRGTARRGLGLALVHRLVQRHGGTIAVSAGPGAVFTVTLPVPDAAPGPRGALFTTASPVLNGVAGGDRW; encoded by the coding sequence GTGACACGCATCCGTATCCCGATCGGCCGCGGTGGGAAGGGGCGGCTCTCCGCGCGGATTCTGGCCAACCAGCTGATCATCCTGGGGCTGACCGGGGTGATCGGCTTCGTGCTGTTCGCCTTCGCGCAGCGAGGCGAGATCGACCGTGCCTACGAGAAGCGGGCCCTGGCCATCGCCGAGACCACGGCCGCGGAACCGCAGATCCGCCACGCCATGCAGTACGGGGGCGGTGGCGACGTGGTGCAGACGGTGGCCGAGCGGATCCGGAAGGCGTCGGGCGCGTCGTACGTGGTCGTGCTCGACCTGCGCGGCATCCGCCACTCGCACCCCGACCCGGCGCTGGTCGGTGAACCGACGGGGGACCGGATCGTGGTGCTGGACGGCAGGACGCACGTCGGAACCGACCAGGGTGCGACGGGGCGTTCCGCCAACGGCAAGGCCCCGCTGTACGGGCCCACCGGCAAGATGGTCGGCGAGGTGTCCGCGGGGATCCCCGAGCACTATGTGCTGGGTGAGCTGTGGCGTGAGCTGCCCACCTTCGGCCTGTACAGCGCCATCGCCGTCGCGCTCGGCTCGACGGCCGCGTTCTTGCTGGCCAGACGGCTCAAGCGGACGACGTTCGGGCTGGAACTGGAGGAGATCGCCGGGCTGCTGCAGGACCGGGAGGCGATGCTGCACGGAATCCGCGAGGGAGTCGTCGCCTTCGACCCGGACGGCAGGATCACGCTGGTCAACGACGAGGCCCGGGACCTGCTAGGACTCGGCACCGCGCTCGGCAGCACGCTCGCGGAGGTCCTGCCCGACGGGCGGCTGCGCCGCGCCCTGGACGGCACCCTGGCGGGCGGCGACATCAGCGTGCTCACCGACGACCACTGCCTGGTCGTCAACCGGATGCCGGTCGCCTTGCACGGACGGGAGCTGGGTGCCGTGGTCACCGTGCGCGACCGCACCGAGATGGTCGGTCTGTTGCGCGAGCTGGACTCCGTGCGCGGGCTGACGGACGCGCTGCGTGCACAGCAGCACGAGTTCACCAACCGTATGCACACGGTGGCCGGGCTGCTGGACATCGGCGACCACGATGCCGCCTACGAGTTCGCCGTCGACACGGCCGGCGCCGAGCCGGCGCTGACCGAATCCGTACGGGAACGGATCGGCAACCCGCTGCTCGTGGGACTGATCGTCGCCAAGACCACGGTGGCCGCGGAACGCGGAGTGCGGATCGTCCTCAGCGAGGACTCCGCCCTCGGCGAGGACCCGCCGCATCTGCCTCGGCTGCTGACCATCATCGGCAACCTGCTGGACAACGCGATCGACGCGTCCGCGACCGGACCGGTGCCGTCAGGCGGTGCCGAGGTCCGTCTGTCGCTGATCGAGGCCGTCGACGCAGTGCGGGTGGAGGTGGCCGACACCGGCCCCGGCATCCCGCCGGACACCGCCGAGTCCATCTTCGAGGACGGCTGGTCGACCCGCCCGGACCGCGGCACCGCCCGACGGGGCCTCGGCCTCGCGCTCGTCCACAGACTGGTGCAGCGGCACGGTGGCACGATCGCCGTCAGTGCAGGGCCCGGCGCCGTCTTCACCGTGACGCTGCCGGTGCCCGATGCCGCGCCAGGCCCACGGGGCGCCCTGTTCACGACGGCTTCACCGGTACTGAACGGCGTCGCAGGAGGTGATCGCTGGTGA